The Dioscorea cayenensis subsp. rotundata cultivar TDr96_F1 chromosome 8, TDr96_F1_v2_PseudoChromosome.rev07_lg8_w22 25.fasta, whole genome shotgun sequence genome segment ATGCAGCCAATTTATAGGGTCTGCGTGCTGGCAAGTTTACCCGCATGTGAGACTTGTGGAGGGCGTAGCTTATCGAGTCGTTCACATGACTACTGGTTACAGGGTCTGATAATAGATTCTAGAAGATCTTTGAAAGCGTGGTGAAATTTGTATGACGTGATATGGGTTTCACGTCTCTGCCTTCTCTCATTCGTTCCTCGTCTGTCCTTCTCACATTCCTCGATCCTATTTCCTACATTTCTTCTTATACTCTACTTGCTCTTGGGAAAtatctctcttctctttctgtTATACATGGAGGTCCTCAAGTCCTCGGTCGTCTCGACGCCTTGGTTTCGATTACTCCAAAAAGTCATGAGGCGCTCCGATTCACATGATGAGAAATCCTGATCCGTTCTCACTCTGTTTAAAACCGTCGATAAACTGCACTTAGAGACTGGCCGTTCGTCATTAGTCGCGGAGCAAATCGAGCTTTCGAATCAGTGGCACATCATAACACAGCTTTTGAGATCATGTGAGAAAGGTGATAAAGAGGCTACAAAGTTACTCAGGGCTAATCTCCATATCTGCTTATAGCACGGTATGTCCAGAGTATCTTTCGGAAATCAAGCTACTGCAATCCATCGTGTGCCCGGTCAAAATGGAAGAGGGCTCTCAAAATCGCCACTTCTTTAGCGAGCTTTGAGTTAACTTAttttggatgaaaaactagaatCGATAAATATACTCTCGACTGGTGATCGGGATCACGTGCTACGCTGGGCTCTCTGCCCTACAAGTCATCAAAGTCGCTCAGTCAGCTCGTCAATTCTAGATGCGCACAAGCTTAGGTTTTAACGCTTTGATTGGATGTATTAATTCTAAGGCAACTCTCACAGGTGTCACTCTGGCCATGCAATCCCGTACTGATGACACTTGCACGTGTCAGACGCGGCTGAGAAAGCTTAGGCTCGCGATCCACGACCCGTGATGCTGCACAACCGGGATATCCTCGACCTGACATTTCGATGCCCAAGAGTGTCGCGCCCTTACCAGGAGTGATATGCTGGCACGATCAGTTAAAATTCGCTTTTAAGCTGGAAGCGGCCTactgtttttaaacaaaagcggGACTGCGAATCCATGATGCTGATTTTCGCATATGCAGTACGTATGAGTCGTACGTCTGATAAATATAATTCTTTCTAATTTGCGAGTCTGCCAGCCTTTCTGAGAGTCGTGACTTTACCAATAACGAGAGAAATGGGGACCAGCTGCAGGTCCTGGGTGAACCTGACTCGTTCTAAACCAGTCGGGTGATCCCAAGTTCCACGCTCACTGCCTGACTCCAGTGGGTTGGTCGCAGTGACAGCTAATTCGAATGCCGTCTGATCGGTATTATATAGTGCTATATAAATCACCAAATTTCTCGGTAATTTTTCTACGACTTTTCCAAAATACGAGTCACAGCAATACGTCAAAGAACTTTTGGAGCAAGTTAAATCATGCGTACGTCGATGCTCCAGGAAGCCTTCAGCCATGTAAAACCGTTTCTCAAAGTCCTGCGCACGAAACTCTGCAAAACAGCCGTCAGCGACTCCAGGTTGGGATGATCGAATCTTCGTAGCGGCAGCGTTGGCAGCCGGTCCAGATGTGTGGTGACTCACGGGATCGGATGCCATGATCGATCTGAGGCTCTGCTCGCTCTGGGTCTGCAGACCAATCAGCGTCCCAGTCCGCGCGCGCTACGCGGCGGGGTGGGACCCGCTCTGCGGTGTAGTGATCGACTTTGTGCCGCCGTCAATGCAAAGTCGAGCCGTACGTGGATCACCGTGACATTCTGTGTGGTCATAGCTCGCGCAACATATGGTCCTTATCGGAATGACGATTCGACTGCAATCTGATACGCTATCATAATGCCGGTGAAAGTCAAATCCCAATCTGGTTCTGTCTGGGAATGAAAAGGCGAGTCCTGGTATTGCTGGGTAAAATGTGTACTAGCAGCAGATTTCTGATCGTTCCAAATCAANNNNNNNNNNNNNNNNNNNNNNNNNNNNNNNNNNNNNNNNNNNNNNNNNNNNNNNNNNNNNNNNNNNNNNNNNNNNNNNNNNNNNNNNNNNNNNNNNNNNNNNNNNNNNNNNNNNNNNNNNNNNNNNNNNNNNNNNNNNNNNNNNNNNNNNNNNNNNNNNNNNNNNNNNNNNNNNNNNNNNNNNNNNNNNNNNNNNNNNNNNNNNNNNNNNNNNNNNNNNNNNNNNNNNNNNNNNNNNNNNNNNNNNNNNNNNNNNNNNNNNNNNNNNNNNNNNNNNNNNNNNNNNNNNNNNNNNNNNNNNNNNNNNNNNNNNNNNNNNNNNNNNNNNNNNNNNNNNNNNNNNNNNNNNNNNNNNNNNNNNNNNNNNNNNNNNNNNNNNNNNNNNNNNNNNNNNNNNNNNNNNNNNNNNNNNNNNNNNNNNNNNNNNNNNNNNNNNNNNNNNNNNNNNNNNNNNNNNNNNNNNNNNNNNNNNNNNNNNNNNNNNNNNNNNNNNNNNNNNNNNNNNNNNNNNNNNNNNNNNNNNNNNNNNNNNNNNNNNNNNNNNNNNNNNNNNNNNNNNNNNNNNNNNNNNNNNNNNNNNNNNNNNNNNNNNNNNNNNNNNNNNNNNNNNNNNNNNNNNNNNNNNNNNNNNNNNNNNNNNNNNNNNNNNNNNNNNNNNNNNNNNNNNNNNNNNNNNNNNNNNNNNNNNNNNNNNNNNNNNNNNNNNNNNNNNNNNNNNNNNNNNNNNNNNNNNNNNNNNNNNNNNNNNNNNNNNNNNNNNNNNNNNNNNNNNNNNNNNNNNNNNNNNNNNNNNNNNNNNNNNNNNNNNNNNNNNNNNNNNNNNNNNNNNNNNNNNNNNNNNNNNNNNNNNNNNNNNNNNNNNNNNNNNNNNNNNNNNNNNNNNNNNNNNNNNNNNNNNNNNNNNNNNNNNNNNNNNNNNNNNNNNNNNNNNNNNNNNNNNNNNNNNNNNNNNNNNNNNNNNNNNNNNNNNNNNNNNNNNNNNNNNNNNNNNNNNNNNNNNAAATAATCCGAAATGGTTATCAACATTgcatttaattataatcattacTACGAGTAACAGAGTGTCCATTAGGATCTGCGCGCATTGCCTACTTAGATTTGTCAGACacagcaatttttttttttttgggaaggtTTTGGAGGAGTGAATCAAGTTTTCTACTTTTTCTTGTGATCTCATATTCATGGGTGTCCAGATCACCATCTGAGTTGTTGGAGAAAAAGTCAGAAGAGTAGTTCCATAACATATTCATAGGTATCTTGCACCTCATTTTCCAATGAGGTAGCTGTGTTTCCATCGAGGGTGGGCCCCTTATGGGTAACTAGAAACTGAGGGATTTGATGCGGGCCAAGCCCAGGGTGTTGGACACTCAAGCTGGCCTGGTCTACATGAATTTGGTTTATTGTGTTTATTCCTGGAACTTGGGTTCGGCCCATTAACAAGATTAGGCCCAATTGAATCGGTCTGGTCTTCCATGCGTGGAAGTCGTTGAGTCTTGATAGCAAGTCGATTCAATCGCTGTCAGCTGTGATATTATTTGACCTTTTATTTGCAAGTTACATATATGtgatattaaaaacatatatatgtgaTATTTTTGTCCGAGAATGAGATTGACAGAGAATCCCTTTCAGTTGGGAATTCATTATACAAAAGTTTCAgaacaaaacacaaatttttttttccaactctATTCACAAACATGATCctaaatttcaaaagaaaaaagaatctCTCAtcacaagagaaaagaagaggacAGCCAGCTCTGATCTCtcagtttttttcttctttcctttatctAAACTTCACCTCATTCTCAGCTCCATATTAATAAGCTCTTATATTACAAGCCTTGATAAACTTATCTGAGAAATCTATGTACTTTGTCCATAAAGGCTTGAGCTGTGGGAATGCAATGTCCAACCAAGGCTTAGCTCTGCCATTGAAATGAATCACTGCTGCCTTCTCTGTATCTGCAACTGTAGTGTTCTCTTGGTATCCAAGTCCCAACATATGCCAATAAGGCTCAATCACATGAACATGCCCATGAAATGCAATCAAACCTGGTGGCAAAGTCCCTAACTGCCACAAGCTCAAATCTGATTTCAAGttctaaaaaacaaaacaacaaaaaaacacaaccaTGATTAtgattgcatatatatatatatatatatatataggcagaTAACTTAGATTTACAAGTTGCAGAGCTAAATCTATATACCTTTTGAAGCCAATGGTGGTAAGTGAGACTGATGTTAGTCCTTCTCCAAGCATCAAGATCAAAAACATTCATACCATAAGCCCATGCACATTCATGAGGATCAAAATTCTCTGCTATCAAAGGGTGGGAGAAATTCAGATAATTCTTCAACCTCTTTCTCATCACAAACTTATCTTCTCCTCTGCATGTCTCTACTGCACCATTGACTTTCCCTTTCAAGTCAATATCCCACAACGGAGAAAGATCAGCTTGAACAACAATATCATCATCTAAAAATACCACCTTCTTAAGGCTTGGAAACAACTGCACCATAATTCTTATTTCACAACCATGATCAAacttaaaacttaaaaatgTACACTTGCATAACATACtactaaaaaaacattagaataAGGATTGAGTAATCACCTCAGGCAAGTGTATACGTATATGATTCATGATGGAGTGATACTTTGGGCTGAGAGCTTGCAGCTTGGCAGCCACAACGATTGGTTTCTCGCTGATGTTGGCGACGATCGCCGATGAGCCGCCGCGAAACTGAGAACGTGCATTTCTGTCCTTCTCCATTGCCTCTAGAACTGGAACCCTCCCTTTGGTGAACCAATCGAAGTGATGAAGTCCTCTCACTTCCACCACCGCCGGCTCCAATGGATGAAGAGAAAACCACGCCTGCATGGCGGAGTACGTTTTCCGATCAGTGATGACGTGTATCACGACGGAGGATGGCCGGAGAGCATTGTGGACGATGGATGCTGCCACGACGCCGGCGGCTATCACGTTATCGGATGCCAGGACGAAGTGGCGGAGCGTGTTGTCCACCAGGGCGGCGACGCGCTCCGCCGCCGGCAACGGCCGGCGAGCGTCGGCATTGGTGGAGTGCTCCTCGGCGAGCTTCAATGCGAGGCAGTGCAGTGGCTTGGGGATGCTGCTGGATGCCACGTGGCGGTAAAGATACTCATGGATCTTTGCCGTCCGGGTCTTCTGTTCTAGTAGTAAGACCTTTGATGAAGTCAAACAGTGAAAAGTCAACgttacaatgtttttttattatttaattttctgaAGATAAAATAAGAGTTACAATGAATAAATACCATGGCTTTGAGTCTCAATGCAAAAGTTTTAGCATCTGATCTGTTGGATTTCATCTCAGAGATGAAATCTTCCAATGTTTGTGGAGTGGTGTCAGGTTCAATCAGCAACTCTtcttcatcaccaccttcttctAAAACTCTATATATCTCATCAGGAACTTTCTGCATTTTTATTGACGTAattagtaaataattaatttttttataaaaataaataaataaataaataaataaagaataggTAAGAGTTTTGAAGATTACTATTGATTCAAGCCTCCTTCCCCAGAATCTTGGTCCAAGTCTTTTTCCAACACAACCTACATTAAAACAATTGCATGTCAAACAAAATAGCTAGTGTATCAAATTTGTGTAACTCTGAAGATATAACTTTTCCAACAAATTTATATAGTGACAGACCAGCAACCTAACTAACAGTagttcatctatgcatatatgTTTGGTGACACAACCAACATCTATAGTAAAAgaataaactttattttttgtttttaatcaccAACTTCCTCAATAAGATAAGAATTatgaggaagaaaaagaaggggaaaaaaacaagtaattagCAAACAGtaaacaaaaactaagaataaaattaatcagcaaaaaaaaaaaaagatggaagtATTCATGGCAGGCAAAATGGTGGTACCTAAGGAAGTGCACTGTGTTTCGCCTTCAATAGTATCCATGGCGGTGAGAACAAAGACAAAGCGAAGCAAGAAGGTCACAAAAAGAAGAGAATAGAAGACCATTCTGTAAGAAGGTCTTCTGGAAGTGACCTTCACTTTGATGAACTCCCTGACTCCTTTCCCAGGAAACACAGTGACATGCCTCAAACTTGGAGAGATGTGAAGCTGCATTGCAACTCCAGCCAAAGAGCACACAAGAATGAGGAGCAATGGAATGTTGTTTGAGAATGAGATGTGTTCATTTACAGAGAGCCATGATAGGGAAAACAAGTACATGGTTTCAAAGATTTGAAGGGTGTCTGTTCTGGTGTAAGGGTTGCTATCCTTCACCTAACTTTGCTTAACACTTGGGCTAATGCATCTGTAGTTGTTTGAGAAAAGGACTGAAGGACTAGGGAGAGTTAACAAGGGAAAGAATGCAGGTGTTGTTTAGATGTTAATTTTTACTAAATTTATGGCTTAGAGTTGAAGTATAGGCTTGTTGAACGTTGAAACTAAACAGAGAATAGATGAGAGGCTGCTGTCTCATGCTCTTTTGATAAATTTCTTGTTGTTGGTTCCTTTGGCTACAAACAAAGTGGAGAATGGAAAGTGAGGAAGCTGCATCTTCAACAGAGAATGACATACCAACAAGGAGTAGGAGTACCTTTTGTCAAGTCTCAAGTGTTGGCACATTTGCAGTAATACTAGCAcgccaaatatatatatatatattatcatatgcATGCAGAGTGTACTAACTTtggtaaaaaattatatgaataagTCATCATTTGTTGGGATCTTAACATCATAACATGTGTTAATATTTCTTTCCTTCTATGgatcaagagttctttaaaaatgcTAAAGATGTACACAGATGGAATTAATAAGAATGTAAAATTTTGGGTTTTGAAATTGAAGATGGTTTGTGGCAAGGAACTTGGCTTCACCAACCACCTCAACGTCTGatgaattttaataatatgaatttttaaagtGCTTAATGCCTGAGAGTTTAGACCTGGCATATTTTATTGGCATAGTTTATATGATCATTAACTTCatgaaagtttcaaaaaaaGACGGTTGATTATAATAAGACCAAACAGAATAGGCAAATGATAATGGGGATTGGAGTAGTTGTTTATTGTCATACATTATTGGGAACCTCTATGGATAGAGTTGAAGGAATGAAGCAATGATTAGGAATCAGTAAGTAAACAATGGAGAATAAGCCAACTAATCCAAAACTTTGGATCAGAAAAGAGAAGCATCTCTTCCTCCAAGACTCAAGAAAGTTGGTCATCATGGAAGTTTTGCCTTCAGTGGTTGCCATGGCGGGAAGATATCTCTGTGGGGTTTGTTGGATCTAAGGTTAAAGTCATGATGAAGGTTCAAGAAAATGGAGATAGACTCATGCAAGGAAAGAAAG includes the following:
- the LOC120266354 gene encoding probable galacturonosyltransferase 12; protein product: MYLFSLSWLSVNEHISFSNNIPLLLILVCSLAGVAMQLHISPSLRHVTVFPGKGVREFIKVKVTSRRPSYRMVFYSLLFVTFLLRFVFVLTAMDTIEGETQCTSLGCVGKRLGPRFWGRRLESIKVPDEIYRVLEEGGDEEELLIEPDTTPQTLEDFISEMKSNRSDAKTFALRLKAMVLLLEQKTRTAKIHEYLYRHVASSSIPKPLHCLALKLAEEHSTNADARRPLPAAERVAALVDNTLRHFVLASDNVIAAGVVAASIVHNALRPSSVVIHVITDRKTYSAMQAWFSLHPLEPAVVEVRGLHHFDWFTKGRVPVLEAMEKDRNARSQFRGGSSAIVANISEKPIVVAAKLQALSPKYHSIMNHIRIHLPELFPSLKKVVFLDDDIVVQADLSPLWDIDLKGKVNGAVETCRGEDKFVMRKRLKNYLNFSHPLIAENFDPHECAWAYGMNVFDLDAWRRTNISLTYHHWLQKNLKSDLSLWQLGTLPPGLIAFHGHVHVIEPYWHMLGLGYQENTTVADTEKAAVIHFNGRAKPWLDIAFPQLKPLWTKYIDFSDKFIKACNIRAY